The Salinirubellus salinus genome segment GGGTCGGGGACCTCGCGGCCGACGAGACGGCGCTCGGCGCGACCGGCGCGTTCTGGGCGAGCGTGGCCGACTACGACCCGGTCGCGGAGACGAGCGGCCTCTCGGTGCCGACCCACCTCCTGTTCGGCGGCCGTGACTTCGAGGTGCCCGAGGCCGACCGGCAGCGGTGGACCGAGGCGGGCGCGGTACAGGTCGTGGACGCCGCGAACCACCTGCTCCAGACCGGTGAGGGACCGGCCACGCCGGGTGAGTACGCGATCCCGAACACGGTGGCGGAGGCCGTCGTCACCGACGTGGCCGAGTTCGTGACCGGCCTGTAGTCACGTCGCGACTGCCCGTCGCGCCAACCTTCATACGCACCGCCCCCGACGCCAGTCCATGGACCAGCGACGCGCCTGTCTGGTGGACGCGTTCACGACGGAACCGCTGACCGGGAACGCCGCGGGGGTCGTCCCCGACGCCGCCGGCCTGAACGACTCGCAACTGCAGGCCGTCGCCGCGGAACTCGGCGCCAGCGAGACGGCGTTCCTCGCCCCGAGCGACGACCCCGAGGCCGACCGGCGGGTCCGCTACTTCACGCCCACGCAGGAGGTCGACCTCTGCGGGCACGCCACGATAGCGAGCCACGCCCTGCTGGCCGAGGACGGCATCCTCGACCCCGGTGAGCACACGCTGGAGACGAACGTCGGGGTCCTCGACGTCGAGGTGACCGAGGACGGGCTCGTCTGGATGACCCAGCGCCCCGCCGAGGTCGAGGAGATCGACGAGATGGACCTCGCGTACACGACGGTCGCCGAGGCGCTGGACGTGGACCCCGCCGCACTGACCGACATCGGCGCGGACCTCCCGCTGGCGCGGGCCTCGACCGGCCTCCCCTTCCTCGTCGTCCCGGTGAACTTCCTCGAACACCTCGGGAAGATGGACCCCGACCCCGCGAAGGTCGAGGCGCTGACCGACGAGTTCGACGCGACGGGCGTCTACGCGTTCACGTTCGACACGCTCGAGGCCGAGTCGACGCTCCACGGGCGGATGTTCGCCCCCGGTGCGGGCGTCCCCGAGGACCCGGTGACCGGGACGGCGTCGGGCGCCGTCGCCGCGTACCTCGACCGGTTCGGGGCCATCGACACCGACGAGATGCAGTTCGAGCAGGGCGAGTTCGTCGACCGCGGGGGCCGCGTCCACGTGCAGGTGCCGGCCGCTCCCACCGTCGACGGGGTGCGGGTCGGGGGCCGGGCGGTCACCTCGCTGGACGGGAGCCTGCTGGTCCCGGACCACGAGGAGGAGGAGATACTGGAGGTCTGAGCGTCCACTGGCTGTCACGTCCGGGGCAGGGAACCTCGCCTTCGGAACCTTCTTTATCGCTGTCCCGGTTCGTTGTTCCAACGATGGCAGTACTCTGGCTGGAGGACATACGGTCCGAGGATATCGACTCGGTCGGGGGGAAGGGGGCCTCCCTCGGCGAGATGACCGCGGCCGGCCTGCCGGTCCCTCCGGCGTTCGTCGTCACCGCGGGGACCTACCGCGCGTTCATCGAGGACACGGGTATCGACGAGGAACTGTTCGCGGCCGTCGACGTCGACACGGAGGACTCGACGGCGCTCGCGGAGGCCGAGGCGCGGGCGAAGGAACTCATCCTCGGCACCGAGACCCCCGACGAACTGCGCGAGGAGATTCTCGCGTCCTACGAGGAACTCGGTGGCGACGAGGAGGCGTTCGTCGCGGTGCGCTCCTCGGCCACCGCGGAGGACCTGCCCGACGCCTCGTTCGCCGGCCAGCAGGAGACGTTCCTCAACGTCACGGGCGAGGACCTCGTCGACCGCGTCAAGCGATGCTGGGCCTCGCTGTTCACGAAGCGGGCCATCTACTACCGCAACGAGAAGGGGTTCGACCACGAGAAGGTCGACATCGCCGTCGTCGTCCAGCAGATGGTCGACGCCGAGAAGTCCGGCGTGATGTTCACCTCGCACCCGTCGACCGGCGAGGCGCGCATCATCATCGAGGCGGCGTGGGGCCTCGGCGAGGCCGTCGTGAGCGGGTCGGTGTCGCCCGACAACTACGTCGTCGACCGACGCACCGGTGAGATCATCGACGAGACCACCGCCGAGAAGAAGGTGATGATGGTCCGCGACGAGGAGTCCGGGTCGACGGTCACCCTCGACGTGCCCGAGGACAGGCGGGGCGAGCGCGTCCTCACGGACGAGGAGATCGCCACGCTCGTCGAACTCGGTGAGACGGCCGAGGCACACTACGACGAACCGCAGGACGTGGAGTGGGCGCTCGTCGACGGCGAGGTGTTCATGCTCCAGTCCCGGCCCATCACGACCATCAGCGAGAGCGCGGGTGCCGCCGCCAGTCCGGACGGTGCCGGCGAGACCAGCGAGGGTGGGATGTTGCTGAAGGGACTCGGGGCCTCCCCCGGCATCGCGTCGGGACCGGTCCGGGTGGTCCGCAAGCTCGACCAGCTCGACAAGGTCGGCAAGGGTGACATCATCGTCACCGAGATGACGACGCCGGACATGGTGCCGGCGATGAAGCGCGCGGCCGGCATCGTCACCGACGAGGGGGGGATGACCTCCCACGCGGCCATCGTCTCGCGTGAACTCGGCGTCCCGGCGGTCGTCGGCTCGGGCAACGCCACCGAACTCCTCGGCGACGGCCAGGTCGTCACCATCGACGGCGACAAGGGGAGCGTCTCGGAGGGCGAGACGAAGACGGAGACCGCGGACGACGGCGACCGTCACGAGGACATCCGCCCGCAGAACCCCGTCAAGCCGATGACGGCGACGGAGGTGAAGGTGAACGTCTCCATCCCCGAAGCGGCCCACCGTGCGGCCCAGACGGGGGCCGACGGGGTCGGTCTCCTCCGGATGGAGCACATGATCCTCTCGACGGGCCAGACCCCCGAGCAGTACGTCGAGAACCACGGCGAGGACGCATACGTCGACGAGATCGTCCGTGGCGTGCGCGAGGTGGCCGACGAGTTCTACCCCCGGCCCGTCCGGGTCCGCACCCTCGACGCCCCGACCGACGAGTTCCGACAGCTGGAGGGCGGCGAGAACGAACCCCACGAGCACAACCCGATGCTGGGCTACCGTGGCATCCGGCGCTCGCTCGACCGCCCCGACGTGTTCGCCCACGAACTGGAGGCGTTCCGTCGCCTGTTCGAGATGGGTTACGACAACGTCGAGGTGATGTTCCCGCTCGTCAACGACGCCGAGGACGTGATCCGCGCCCGGAACCTGATGGAGGACGCCGGCATCGACCCCGAGAAGCGCACGTGGGGCGTGATGGTCGAGACGCCCGCGTCCGCGCTCGCCATCGAGGGGATGGCCGAGGCCGGCATCGACTTCGCCTCGTTCGGGACGAACGACCTCACGCAGTACACGCTCGCGGTCGACCGGAACAACGAGAACGTCGCCGACCGGTTCGACGAACTCCACCCCGCCGTGCTCGAACTCATCGGCAAGGTCATCCAGACGTGTCGCGAGCACGACGTGAACACGAGCATCTGCGGGCAGGCCGGCTCGAAACCCGAGATGGTCCGCTTCCTCGTCAACGAGGGTATCTCCTCCATCTCCGCGAACATCGACGCGGTACGGGACGTGCAACACGAGGTCAAGCGCGTCGAGCAGAAACTGCTGCTGGACTCGGTGCGGTAATCGGCGCGGGTCTCAGTTTCCTTCCCGAAGCAGTTCCGGCACCGTCACGAGCGACTCGACCGTGTAGTCCGGCTCCTTCACCGGCACCTCGTCGTCCTGTTCGACCCACACCGTCTCGATGCCGAGCGCGTCAGCGACGAACAAGTCCTCGTCGTACTCGTCGCTGACCATCACGACGCGGTCGCCGTCGTCGAGCCCCTCCAGACACCGTAGATAGCCGCGTGGATGTGGCTTCGCGCGCCCCACGTCGCTGGAGACGACGAGTTCGGCGAAACAGTCGCGGATAGCGTGGTCCTCCAGTACCGCCTCCACCCACGGCAGGGCCATGTTGCCGTGGACGTACAGTTCGTGGTCGGCCGCCAGTTCCTCGATGGCCGCGACGTGCGTCTCGGGCACCTCGGGCGAGCGCCACGTCCGCTCGACGTACTCGCGGCAGGCCGCCCGATCGGCTCCGGTGAGCGTCGAGAGCAGGTCGAGGTAGCCCGCCTCGGTCGTGACGAAGCCGTCGCGGAACGCGAAGTAGGCGATCCAGCCGGGGTAGGGGTCGACCTCGGAGTCGACGCCGAGCAGGTCCGCGTGGTCGCGTTCGTCGCCGTGGAACGCGAGGACGCCGCCGTAGTCGAGGAGGATACGCATTGGACCGGCACTGAGACCACTGGAGCGATAACCGTTCGGGACCGTGGTCGGGCCGCCCCCGCAGCCCCGACTCGTCCCGGCCGCAGCCAGATTCGCCCGACGCCATACCACCTAACATTTACCGCGCCACCACGACGCCCGAGTATGCGAAAGGTCCCTGTCGTCCTGCTCGCCGTGTGTCTCGTCCTCTCGGGGTGTAGCTTCCTCGGGGGGACGGGCACTCCCACCGCGGGACCGAATCCGGGGCCCGGCACCGACACCGGGACCCCCGTCGACGGGCAGGTCGACCCACCGGGCATCGAGAACGGGCGACTGACCGACCTGAACGTCCTGCTGGACGCACACGAGACGGCACTGCTGGAGACGGGGTTCGAGGCAGACCTCAGGGCCAACGCCACGAACTCCTTCGAGGGTGAGGTGTACGAGTCCCGCCAGCGCCAGCAGACCATCGTCGAACCCGGTGCGACGGAGTACCGCTTCCGGACCACGTCGGTGGGCGACGGGTTCGTCGCGAACAACTGGGGCAACGAGTCCACGACGGTCATCCGGGCGCGCATCGGGAACACGACGCGCTACCAGGTCGAGGACGCGACCGCCGACCGCCTGCTCACGACCCGGCCCGTGCTCGAGAACTACCTGAACGCCACCGAGATGACGGTCGTCGAGCGTGGCACGATTCGGGACGGCCAGCAGGTCGTCCGGCTCGAGAACGAGGGGACACCCTACGTCGACGAACTGGAGCGAGGGGTCGTCCCGCGCAACGCCAGCGACCTGCGCAACTGGACGGTGACCGCGGTGGTCGACGACCGGGGCCGGGTGCTCCAGTTCCGGGCGACGGGCGAGTACACGCTGCAGGAACAGGCGGGGGAACTCGACATCCGGTTCTCGGTGCTCCGGACCGACGAACCGAGCGTCGAGCGGCCCGAGTGGGTCGGCGAGGCGCTCGAACGGGCCGCCGAGCAGTCCTGAGCCCGCGGGCGGTCGGTGGCGCCGCGACTACACAACTTATAAATCAGGCGCGCCGTACTCGTGATTAGATGCAGCGGGCCCAGCCGCAGGACTTCTCGCGCGTGCTCTCCTCGATGTGTACGGAACCACATCCGGTCGCCCGTGAGGCTGCCGAGCGGTTCCTCGCCACGAACCCCGGCGACCCCGGCACGTACGAGACGGTCGCCAAACTGGAGCGGAAAGCCGTCGCGCTCCTCGGCGAGGTGACGGGCCTCGACGACGCCCCCGGCTACGTCACCTCCGGCGGCACGGAGGCGAACATCCAGGCGGTCCGCATCGCGCGCAACCGCGCGGACACCCGCACGCCCAACGTCGTCGTCCCGCAGAGTGCGCACTTCTCGTTCTGGAAGGCCGCCGACGTGCTGGGCGTCGAGCTTCGCACGGCGCCGCTCGAGGGGTACGAGGCGAACCTCGAGGCCGTGCAGGAGCTCGTCGACGAGGACACCGTGATGGTGCTCGGCGTCGCCGGCACCACCGAGTACGGCCGCGTCGACGACATCCCCGCGCTCGTCGACATCGCCGACGAGGTGGACGCCCTGACGCACGTCGACGCCGCGTGGGGTGGGTTCGTCCTGCCGTTCACGGACCACGACTGGGACTTCGCCGACGCCGACATCGACACGATGACCATCGACCCGCACAAGATGGGGCAGGCGGCGGTGCCCGCCGGCGGCCTCCTCGCTCGCGGGCCCGAACTGCTGGACGAACTCGCCATCGACACCCCCTACCTCGAGAGCCACTCGCAGGTCACCCTGACCGGGACGCGGTCGGGCGCGGGCGTGGCGAGCGCCGCGGCCGTGATGGCGGAACTCTGGCCCGCGGGCTACCGCGAGCAGTACGAGACCTCGCGGTCGAACGCGCGGTGGCTCGCCGACGCGCTCGCGGCGCGCGACGTGGGGTACGTCGAACCGGACCTCCCCATCGTCGCCATCGACCTCGCGCACGACGCCATCGACGACCTCCGCGAGTTCGGCTGGCGCGTCTCACGCACCGAGGCCGGCGAGGCCCGCGTCGTGATGATGCCCCACGTCACGCGGTCGATGCTGGAGGAGTTCGTGGCGGACGTCGAGCGGGTCGTCTGAATCGAGCGTCGTGTATCCCAACAGGCTTACCTCACCTGCAGCGCTAGCGTCGCTCGTGCCCGACGCGGCCCTGCTCACCGCACTGACCCTCCCCGCGCCAGTCGTGCCGCTCGACTTCCACGCGGGTGCGTTCCGTGCGCTGGAGGCTGCCGTCAAGACCGCGACCGGCCCGCTCGGTCTCGGACTCATCTTCGTCTACTCCTTCCTCATCGCGTTCGTCCTGCCCTTGCCCAGCGAGGTGGTCCTGCTCGCGCCGCTCGAACTCGGGTTGCCGTACGAGGCGAAGCTCGCGCTCATCATGCTCGTCTCGGGCGCGGGCAAGGCCGCAGGCAGCGTGTTCGCGTTCGCCATCGGCCAGGAGGCCAAACAGTCCGGGCCCATCATCCGCCTGCTCCGTCGCTCGCGGTTCGACGTCATCGCGTGGTCGGAGAGACAGACCGTCGACCTCGCCCGGAAGTACGGCTACGCCGGGCTGGCGCTGGCGCTCTGCGTGCCGGGGTTCCCGGACACGCTCTCGATCTACGCGTTCGCCGTCCTCGAGGAGGACTACCTGAAGTTCGCGCTCGCCACGTTCCTCGGGAGCGTCGGCCGCCTCCTGTTCACGGTGGCCGTGTTCGGCGGCGCCGCGGCCGTCATCTGAGGGCGGACCGTGGACGCCCGTTCACGACGCGCCGGCACGTCTCGGCCCCACTGGTCCCGTCTCCACCGCCCGTGGGTGGAATCACCGTCGCTGCGGTCCCCCAGTCTCCCCCCGGCGAGCGCCGACTGGCGCTCGCCAACCACGATATCTTCGCCTGCACCGACGTAGCCCCAGTATGAACTACCGTCGGCTGTCCAGTCAGGCCGTCCTCGGGGCGGTCCTCGTCCTCGTCGGTGTGGCACTGCTCCTCCAGACGACCAACCTCTACGACGTGGGACCGCTGCTCCGCTACGTCCCGTCGCTGTTCGTCCTCGTCGGCGCGTACGCGCTCGTCGCGAGCGGCTTCCGTAACCTCGTCGGGCCGGTGCTGGTCATCGTCGTCGCCAGCGCGTGGCAGGCCGTGACGCTCGGGTTCGTCGACGGTGCGACCCTGCTCGACTTCTGGCCGGTCCTGATCATCCTGTTCGGCCTCTCGCTCGCGCTGGGACGGGTCAGACCCCGCCCCGCGGGTACCGAGAGCGACCGCGTGAGCGGGTTCGCCCTGTTCGGCGGCGTCGAGCGCCGTGCCCTCTCGAAGCAGTTCCGCGAGGCCGACCTGACCGCCCTCTTCGGCGGTACGACGCTCGACCTGCGGGACGTGGAGCGCCAGCCCGGTGCCGACCCCATACGGGTGAGCGCGATGGCGATGTTCGGGGCGGTCGAGATCATCGCGCCCCGCGAGTGGAACGTGCAGATGGACGTCCTCCCCATCTTCGGCGCGGCCGAGGACTCACGGCTCCGCACCGAGCGTGACCACGAGGGCGAGTCCGACACGGTCGACCTCGTGGTCGACGGGTTCGTCGCGTTCGGCGGCGTCGAAGTGAAGGACTGAGGCCGAGCGACACGGCACCGCGGTGTTTTTGACGACGGGGTGGCTACGGTGCGACGTGCTTCGATGGCTCGCGGACCGCGGGATGCGCCCCTGCTGAGCCACCGCCGTCGGTGGACCGGCCCGGGGCGACCGTGCCCCCCGGCCCTCGCAGGGTCGGACCCGCCGCGAACCCGACGCGACTTCTCCCAGTCCCCCGAACGACGCGGACCGGCGGGTTTTACGCCCGCCACATTCGACACGACACACATGAGCCACGACGAGTTCCCGACCGACCGCCCCGCGGTGGTGACCTGTGGGCTGCCGTACGCGAACGGCGACCTGCACGTCGGCCACCTGCGTGGGTACGTCGGTGCCGACACGCTGAATCGCGCCCTGCGGAAGGTGGGCCAGCAGACCGCGTACGTCTGCGGCTCGGACATGCACGGCACCCCCATCGCCGTCAACGCCGCGAAGGAGGGCGTCTCTCCCGAGGAGTTCGCCCTCTCGTACCACGAGCAGTACGAGGAGACGTTCCCCCGCTTCAACGTCGAGTTCGACAACTACGGCCACACGCACGACGAGACGAACACGGAGACGACGACGTCCATCGTCCGGGCGCTGGAGGACAGTGGCTACGTCTACGAGAAGGAGATCATGGTCGGCTACGACCCCGAGGCCGACCAGTACCTCCCGGACCGCTACGTCGAGGGGACCTGCCCCTACTGCGGGGAGAAGGCCCGCGGCGACGAGTGCGACGAGGGCTGTGGCCGGCACCTCGAACCCGGTGAGGTCGAGGACCCCGTCTCGGTGCTGACCGGCAACCCCGCGGAGTACCGCGAGCGCGAGCACCGGTTCTTCCGCGTCTCGGAACTCCAGACGTACCTGCAGGGGTTCATCGACCGGCTGGAGGGGACCTCGAACGCGCGGAACCAGCCCCGCGAGTGGATCGAGGGCGAACTCCGCGACTGGTGTATCACCCGCGACATGGACTGGGGCATCGACTACCCGGGTGACGAACAGGACGACCTCGTCCTCTACGTCTGGGTGGACGCCCCCATCGAGTACATCTCCTCGACGAAGCAGTACTCCGAGCGCGTCGGTGCCGACGAGTACGACTGGGCGGAGGTCTGGCGCCCGCCCGAGGACGAGCGTTCGACGCCCGACTCGGCGGGCGGCGGCGGCGAGGTCGTCCACGTCATCGGCCGCGACATCATCCAGC includes the following:
- a CDS encoding PhzF family phenazine biosynthesis protein is translated as MDQRRACLVDAFTTEPLTGNAAGVVPDAAGLNDSQLQAVAAELGASETAFLAPSDDPEADRRVRYFTPTQEVDLCGHATIASHALLAEDGILDPGEHTLETNVGVLDVEVTEDGLVWMTQRPAEVEEIDEMDLAYTTVAEALDVDPAALTDIGADLPLARASTGLPFLVVPVNFLEHLGKMDPDPAKVEALTDEFDATGVYAFTFDTLEAESTLHGRMFAPGAGVPEDPVTGTASGAVAAYLDRFGAIDTDEMQFEQGEFVDRGGRVHVQVPAAPTVDGVRVGGRAVTSLDGSLLVPDHEEEEILEV
- a CDS encoding HAD family hydrolase; translation: MRILLDYGGVLAFHGDERDHADLLGVDSEVDPYPGWIAYFAFRDGFVTTEAGYLDLLSTLTGADRAACREYVERTWRSPEVPETHVAAIEELAADHELYVHGNMALPWVEAVLEDHAIRDCFAELVVSSDVGRAKPHPRGYLRCLEGLDDGDRVVMVSDEYDEDLFVADALGIETVWVEQDDEVPVKEPDYTVESLVTVPELLREGN
- a CDS encoding cell wall-active antibiotics response protein codes for the protein MNYRRLSSQAVLGAVLVLVGVALLLQTTNLYDVGPLLRYVPSLFVLVGAYALVASGFRNLVGPVLVIVVASAWQAVTLGFVDGATLLDFWPVLIILFGLSLALGRVRPRPAGTESDRVSGFALFGGVERRALSKQFREADLTALFGGTTLDLRDVERQPGADPIRVSAMAMFGAVEIIAPREWNVQMDVLPIFGAAEDSRLRTERDHEGESDTVDLVVDGFVAFGGVEVKD
- the ppsA gene encoding phosphoenolpyruvate synthase translates to MAVLWLEDIRSEDIDSVGGKGASLGEMTAAGLPVPPAFVVTAGTYRAFIEDTGIDEELFAAVDVDTEDSTALAEAEARAKELILGTETPDELREEILASYEELGGDEEAFVAVRSSATAEDLPDASFAGQQETFLNVTGEDLVDRVKRCWASLFTKRAIYYRNEKGFDHEKVDIAVVVQQMVDAEKSGVMFTSHPSTGEARIIIEAAWGLGEAVVSGSVSPDNYVVDRRTGEIIDETTAEKKVMMVRDEESGSTVTLDVPEDRRGERVLTDEEIATLVELGETAEAHYDEPQDVEWALVDGEVFMLQSRPITTISESAGAAASPDGAGETSEGGMLLKGLGASPGIASGPVRVVRKLDQLDKVGKGDIIVTEMTTPDMVPAMKRAAGIVTDEGGMTSHAAIVSRELGVPAVVGSGNATELLGDGQVVTIDGDKGSVSEGETKTETADDGDRHEDIRPQNPVKPMTATEVKVNVSIPEAAHRAAQTGADGVGLLRMEHMILSTGQTPEQYVENHGEDAYVDEIVRGVREVADEFYPRPVRVRTLDAPTDEFRQLEGGENEPHEHNPMLGYRGIRRSLDRPDVFAHELEAFRRLFEMGYDNVEVMFPLVNDAEDVIRARNLMEDAGIDPEKRTWGVMVETPASALAIEGMAEAGIDFASFGTNDLTQYTLAVDRNNENVADRFDELHPAVLELIGKVIQTCREHDVNTSICGQAGSKPEMVRFLVNEGISSISANIDAVRDVQHEVKRVEQKLLLDSVR
- a CDS encoding DUF7537 family lipoprotein; translation: MRKVPVVLLAVCLVLSGCSFLGGTGTPTAGPNPGPGTDTGTPVDGQVDPPGIENGRLTDLNVLLDAHETALLETGFEADLRANATNSFEGEVYESRQRQQTIVEPGATEYRFRTTSVGDGFVANNWGNESTTVIRARIGNTTRYQVEDATADRLLTTRPVLENYLNATEMTVVERGTIRDGQQVVRLENEGTPYVDELERGVVPRNASDLRNWTVTAVVDDRGRVLQFRATGEYTLQEQAGELDIRFSVLRTDEPSVERPEWVGEALERAAEQS
- the mfnA gene encoding tyrosine decarboxylase MfnA, with the translated sequence MQRAQPQDFSRVLSSMCTEPHPVAREAAERFLATNPGDPGTYETVAKLERKAVALLGEVTGLDDAPGYVTSGGTEANIQAVRIARNRADTRTPNVVVPQSAHFSFWKAADVLGVELRTAPLEGYEANLEAVQELVDEDTVMVLGVAGTTEYGRVDDIPALVDIADEVDALTHVDAAWGGFVLPFTDHDWDFADADIDTMTIDPHKMGQAAVPAGGLLARGPELLDELAIDTPYLESHSQVTLTGTRSGAGVASAAAVMAELWPAGYREQYETSRSNARWLADALAARDVGYVEPDLPIVAIDLAHDAIDDLREFGWRVSRTEAGEARVVMMPHVTRSMLEEFVADVERVV
- a CDS encoding YqaA family protein, whose product is MTLPAPVVPLDFHAGAFRALEAAVKTATGPLGLGLIFVYSFLIAFVLPLPSEVVLLAPLELGLPYEAKLALIMLVSGAGKAAGSVFAFAIGQEAKQSGPIIRLLRRSRFDVIAWSERQTVDLARKYGYAGLALALCVPGFPDTLSIYAFAVLEEDYLKFALATFLGSVGRLLFTVAVFGGAAAVI